A single genomic interval of Microbacterium oleivorans harbors:
- the rpsL gene encoding 30S ribosomal protein S12 gives MPTIQQLVRKGRSPKVTKTKAPALKANPQQAGVCTRVYTTTPKKPNSAMRKVARVKLRNGTEVTAYIPGEGHNLQEHSLVLVRGGRVKDLPGVRYKIVRGALDTQAVKNRKQARSRYGAKKG, from the coding sequence GTGCCAACCATTCAGCAGTTGGTTCGCAAGGGTCGCTCGCCGAAGGTCACCAAGACCAAGGCGCCCGCCCTGAAGGCGAACCCCCAGCAGGCGGGTGTCTGCACCCGCGTGTACACGACCACGCCCAAGAAGCCGAACTCGGCCATGCGCAAGGTCGCCCGCGTCAAGCTCCGCAACGGCACCGAGGTCACCGCGTACATCCCCGGTGAGGGGCACAACCTGCAGGAGCACTCGCTCGTGCTCGTCCGTGGCGGTCGTGTGAAGGACCTCCCCGGTGTCCGCTACAAGATCGTCCGCGGTGCGCTCGACACCCAGGCCGTCAAGAACCGTAAGCAGGCTCGCAGCCGCTACGGCGCGAAGAAGGGTTGA
- the rpsG gene encoding 30S ribosomal protein S7, producing MPRKGPAPRRVVVNDPVYGAPIVTQLVNKILVDGKKSIAEAIVYTALKGVEAKNGQDAVATLKKALDNVRPTLEVKSRRVGGSTYQVPVEVKPHRANTLALRWLVSYAKGRREKTMTERLQNEILDASNGLGAAVKRREDTHKMAESNRAFAHYRW from the coding sequence ATGCCTCGTAAGGGACCCGCACCCCGCCGCGTCGTCGTCAACGACCCGGTCTACGGTGCTCCGATCGTCACCCAGCTCGTCAACAAGATCCTCGTCGACGGCAAGAAGTCCATCGCCGAGGCGATCGTCTACACCGCCCTCAAGGGCGTCGAGGCGAAGAACGGCCAGGATGCCGTCGCGACGCTGAAGAAGGCGCTCGACAACGTCCGACCCACCCTCGAGGTCAAGAGCCGCCGCGTCGGTGGCTCGACCTACCAGGTGCCCGTCGAGGTCAAGCCGCACCGCGCGAACACCCTCGCGCTGCGCTGGCTCGTCTCCTACGCGAAGGGCCGTCGTGAGAAGACGATGACCGAGCGTCTGCAGAACGAGATCCTCGACGCCTCGAACGGCCTCGGTGCCGCGGTCAAGCGCCGCGAAGACACCCACAAGATGGCCGAGTCGAACCGCGCCTTCGCGCACTACCGCTGGTAA
- the fusA gene encoding elongation factor G: MAQEVLTDLNKVRNIGIMAHIDAGKTTTTERILFYTGVNHKLGETHDGASTTDWMEQEKERGITITSAAVTCFWNKNQINIIDTPGHVDFTVEVERSLRVLDGAVAVFDGKEGVEPQSETVWRQADKYDVPRICFVNKMDKLGADFYFTVDTIVSRLGARPLVLQLPIGAENDFVGVIDLVEMRALVWPGDSKGDVTMGAKYEIQEIPADLAEKAADYRQRLLETVAESDDELLEKFFGGEELSVAEIKGAIRKMTVAGEIYPVLCGSAFKNRGVQPMLDAVVDFLPSPLDVPAIEAHDPKDEEKVIERHPDANDPFAALAFKVAVHPFFGRLTYVRVYSGHLDSGAQVINSTKGKKERIGKIFQMHANKENPVDSLTAGNIYAVIGLKDTTTGDTLADPAQPVVLESMTFPEPVIEVAIEPKTKADQEKLGVAIQKLAEEDPTFRTELNPETGQTVIKGMGELHLDILVDRMKREFRVEANVGKPQVAYRETIKKTVERHDYTHKKQTGGSGQFAKIQFAIEPLEVTADKTYEFENKVTGGRIPREYIEPTNQGFQDAMNVGVLAGYPIVGVKAILLDGASHDVDSSEMAFKIAGSMGFKEALRKANPVILEPLMAVEVRTPEEYMGDVIGDLNSRRGQIQSMEDGSGIKIVRALVPLSEMFGYIGDLRSKTSGRAVYSMEFDSYSEVPRAVADEIVQKNKGE; this comes from the coding sequence GTGGCACAAGAAGTGCTCACCGACCTCAACAAGGTCCGCAACATCGGCATCATGGCGCACATCGATGCCGGCAAGACGACGACGACCGAGCGCATCCTGTTCTACACGGGCGTCAACCACAAGCTGGGCGAGACGCACGACGGAGCGTCGACCACCGACTGGATGGAGCAGGAGAAGGAGCGCGGCATCACGATCACGTCGGCCGCCGTGACCTGCTTCTGGAACAAGAACCAGATCAACATCATCGACACCCCCGGTCACGTCGACTTCACGGTCGAGGTCGAGCGCTCGCTGCGCGTCCTCGACGGAGCAGTCGCGGTCTTCGACGGCAAGGAGGGCGTCGAGCCCCAGTCCGAGACCGTCTGGCGCCAGGCCGACAAGTACGACGTCCCCCGCATCTGCTTCGTCAACAAGATGGACAAGCTGGGCGCCGACTTCTACTTCACCGTCGACACCATCGTCAGCCGCCTGGGCGCTCGCCCGCTCGTGCTGCAGCTGCCCATCGGCGCCGAGAACGACTTCGTCGGCGTGATCGACCTCGTCGAGATGCGCGCACTGGTCTGGCCCGGCGACTCCAAGGGTGATGTCACCATGGGCGCCAAGTACGAGATCCAGGAGATCCCGGCAGACCTGGCCGAGAAGGCCGCCGACTACCGTCAGCGTCTGCTCGAGACCGTCGCGGAGTCCGACGACGAGCTGCTCGAGAAGTTCTTCGGCGGCGAAGAGCTCAGCGTGGCCGAGATCAAGGGCGCCATCCGCAAGATGACGGTCGCCGGCGAGATCTACCCCGTGCTCTGCGGTTCGGCGTTCAAGAACCGCGGTGTGCAGCCGATGCTCGACGCGGTCGTCGACTTCCTCCCGTCGCCCCTCGACGTGCCCGCCATCGAGGCGCACGACCCGAAGGACGAGGAGAAGGTCATCGAGCGTCACCCCGACGCGAACGACCCCTTCGCGGCGCTGGCGTTCAAGGTCGCCGTGCACCCCTTCTTCGGTCGCCTCACCTACGTGCGCGTGTACTCCGGTCACCTCGACTCCGGTGCCCAGGTCATCAACTCGACCAAGGGCAAGAAGGAGCGCATCGGCAAGATCTTCCAGATGCACGCCAACAAGGAGAACCCGGTCGACTCGCTCACCGCGGGCAACATCTACGCCGTCATCGGCCTCAAGGACACCACCACCGGTGACACCCTGGCCGACCCGGCGCAGCCCGTCGTCCTCGAGTCGATGACGTTCCCCGAGCCGGTCATCGAGGTCGCGATCGAGCCGAAGACCAAGGCCGACCAGGAGAAGCTGGGTGTCGCCATCCAGAAGCTCGCCGAAGAGGACCCGACCTTCCGCACCGAGCTCAACCCCGAGACGGGCCAGACCGTCATCAAGGGCATGGGCGAGCTGCACCTCGACATCCTCGTCGACCGCATGAAGCGCGAGTTCCGCGTCGAGGCGAACGTCGGCAAGCCGCAGGTGGCGTACCGCGAGACGATCAAGAAGACCGTCGAGCGTCACGACTACACCCACAAGAAGCAGACCGGTGGTTCGGGTCAGTTCGCGAAGATCCAGTTCGCGATCGAGCCGCTCGAGGTCACGGCCGACAAGACGTACGAGTTCGAGAACAAGGTCACCGGTGGCCGCATCCCGCGCGAGTACATCGAGCCGACCAACCAGGGCTTTCAGGACGCGATGAACGTCGGCGTGCTCGCCGGCTACCCCATCGTGGGTGTCAAGGCGATCCTGCTCGACGGTGCCTCGCACGATGTCGACTCGTCCGAGATGGCGTTCAAGATCGCCGGCTCGATGGGCTTCAAGGAGGCGCTGCGCAAGGCGAACCCCGTCATCCTCGAGCCCCTGATGGCCGTCGAGGTGCGCACGCCCGAGGAGTACATGGGCGACGTCATCGGCGACCTGAACTCGCGTCGTGGCCAGATCCAGTCGATGGAGGACGGCTCGGGCATCAAGATCGTCCGCGCTCTCGTCCCGCTGTCGGAGATGTTCGGCTACATCGGCGACCTGCGCTCGAAGACCTCGGGCCGTGCCGTCTACTCCATGGAGTTCGACAGCTACTCCGAGGTCCCCCGCGCGGTGGCCGACGAGATCGTCCAGAAGAACAAGGGCGAGTAA
- the tuf gene encoding elongation factor Tu produces MAKAKFERTKPHVNIGTIGHVDHGKTTLTAAISKVLADKYPSATNVQRDFASIDSAPEERQRGITINISHVEYETPKRHYAHVDAPGHADYIKNMITGAAQMDGAILVVAATDGPMAQTREHVLLAKQVGVPYLLVALNKSDMVDDEEILELVELEVRELLSSQDFDGDNAPVVQVSGLKALEGDEKWVNKIVELMDAVDESIPDPVRDKDKPFLMPVEDVFTITGRGTVVTGRAERGTLAINSEVEIVGIRPTQKTTVTGIEMFHKQLDEAWAGENCGLLLRGTKRDDVERGQVVVKPGSVTPHTNFEGTAYILSKEEGGRHNPFYTNYRPQFYFRTTDVTGVISLPEGTEMVMPGDTTDMSVELIQPIAMEEGLGFAIREGGRTVGAGTVTKIVK; encoded by the coding sequence GTGGCTAAGGCCAAGTTCGAGCGGACCAAGCCGCACGTCAACATCGGAACCATCGGTCACGTCGACCACGGCAAGACGACGCTCACCGCAGCCATCTCGAAGGTGCTCGCCGACAAGTACCCGTCGGCCACCAACGTGCAGCGTGACTTCGCGTCGATCGACTCGGCTCCCGAAGAGCGTCAGCGCGGCATCACGATCAACATCTCGCACGTCGAGTACGAGACCCCCAAGCGTCACTACGCTCACGTCGACGCGCCCGGCCACGCCGACTACATCAAGAACATGATCACCGGTGCCGCTCAGATGGACGGCGCGATCCTCGTGGTCGCCGCCACCGACGGCCCGATGGCTCAGACCCGTGAGCACGTTCTGCTCGCCAAGCAGGTCGGCGTGCCCTACCTGCTCGTCGCGCTGAACAAGTCCGACATGGTCGACGACGAGGAGATCCTGGAGCTCGTCGAGCTCGAGGTTCGCGAGCTGCTGTCGTCGCAGGACTTCGACGGCGACAACGCTCCCGTCGTGCAGGTCTCGGGCCTCAAGGCGCTCGAGGGCGACGAGAAGTGGGTCAACAAGATCGTTGAGCTCATGGACGCCGTCGACGAGTCGATCCCCGACCCCGTGCGCGACAAGGACAAGCCGTTCCTCATGCCCGTCGAGGACGTCTTCACGATCACCGGTCGTGGAACCGTCGTCACCGGTCGCGCCGAGCGTGGCACCCTCGCCATCAACTCCGAGGTCGAGATCGTCGGCATCCGCCCGACGCAGAAGACCACGGTCACGGGTATCGAGATGTTCCACAAGCAGCTCGACGAGGCCTGGGCCGGCGAGAACTGTGGTCTGCTCCTTCGCGGCACCAAGCGTGACGACGTCGAGCGCGGCCAGGTCGTCGTGAAGCCGGGCTCGGTCACCCCCCACACCAACTTCGAGGGCACTGCCTACATCCTCTCGAAGGAAGAGGGCGGCCGTCACAACCCCTTCTACACGAACTACCGCCCGCAGTTCTACTTCCGCACCACGGACGTCACCGGCGTCATCTCGCTGCCCGAGGGCACCGAGATGGTCATGCCCGGTGACACCACCGACATGTCGGTCGAGCTCATCCAGCCGATCGCCATGGAAGAGGGCCTCGGCTTCGCGATCCGTGAGGGTGGCCGCACCGTCGGCGCCGGCACGGTGACCAAGATCGTCAAGTAA
- a CDS encoding Rv0909 family putative TA system antitoxin produces the protein MGVDDIINKGKHMFEQNRDKIEEALKSEKAEDVSDKFLQGAADAVKKVVPEQHHAKVDEVRENVDKNIGNQ, from the coding sequence ATGGGCGTCGACGACATCATCAACAAGGGCAAGCACATGTTCGAGCAGAACCGCGACAAGATCGAGGAGGCCCTCAAGAGCGAGAAGGCCGAGGACGTCAGCGACAAGTTCCTGCAGGGCGCCGCGGACGCCGTGAAGAAGGTCGTCCCCGAGCAGCATCACGCGAAGGTCGACGAGGTCCGCGAGAACGTCGACAAGAACATCGGCAACCAGTAG
- the rpsJ gene encoding 30S ribosomal protein S10 translates to MAGQKIRIRLKSYDHEVIDTSARKIVDTVTRAGATVVGPVPLPTEKNVVCVIRSPHKYKDSREHFEMRTHKRLIDIVDPTPKAVDSLMRLDLPADVNIEIKL, encoded by the coding sequence ATGGCGGGACAGAAGATCCGCATTCGCCTGAAGTCGTACGACCACGAGGTCATCGACACCTCGGCACGCAAGATCGTCGACACCGTGACCCGTGCGGGCGCGACCGTCGTCGGCCCCGTGCCGCTGCCGACCGAGAAGAACGTCGTGTGCGTCATCCGGTCGCCCCACAAGTACAAGGACAGCCGCGAGCACTTCGAGATGCGCACCCACAAGCGTCTGATCGACATCGTCGACCCGACGCCGAAGGCCGTCGACTCGCTCATGCGTCTCGACCTCCCGGCCGATGTCAACATCGAGATCAAGCTCTGA
- the rplC gene encoding 50S ribosomal protein L3 has product MADINSKVSQGLLGTKLGMTQVWNEQGKLVPVTVIEIAPNVVTQVRTPEKDGYSAVQIAAGQIDPRKVNKPLTAHFEAAGVTPRRHVTEVRTADAADYSLGQELTAGGTFEAGQLVDVVGTSKGKGTAGVMKRHNFKGVSASHGAHRNHRKPGSIGASSTPSRVFKGMRMAGRMGGERVTVLNLTVHAIDAEKGLLLVKGAVPGARGRIVYVRNAVKGA; this is encoded by the coding sequence ATGGCTGACATCAACTCCAAGGTTTCCCAGGGCCTCCTCGGCACGAAGCTCGGCATGACCCAGGTGTGGAACGAGCAGGGAAAGCTCGTCCCCGTCACGGTCATCGAGATCGCGCCGAACGTGGTCACCCAGGTTCGCACGCCCGAGAAGGACGGCTACTCGGCCGTTCAGATCGCTGCCGGCCAGATCGATCCCCGCAAGGTCAACAAGCCCCTCACGGCCCACTTCGAGGCCGCCGGGGTGACCCCGCGTCGTCACGTCACCGAGGTGCGCACGGCGGATGCCGCTGACTACTCACTCGGTCAGGAGCTCACCGCCGGTGGCACGTTCGAGGCCGGCCAGCTGGTCGACGTCGTCGGCACCAGCAAGGGCAAGGGCACCGCGGGTGTCATGAAGCGCCACAACTTCAAGGGCGTCTCGGCCTCGCACGGTGCGCACCGCAACCACCGCAAGCCCGGCTCCATCGGTGCCTCGTCGACGCCCAGCCGCGTCTTCAAGGGCATGCGCATGGCCGGCCGCATGGGTGGCGAGCGCGTGACCGTCCTCAACCTCACGGTGCACGCCATCGACGCCGAGAAGGGTCTGCTGCTCGTCAAGGGCGCCGTCCCCGGTGCGCGTGGCCGCATCGTCTACGTCCGCAACGCTGTGAAGGGTGCCTGA
- the rplD gene encoding 50S ribosomal protein L4, whose translation MADSTLALDVRSASGNKAGSVELPAALFDVKTNVPLIHQVVVAQLAAARQGTHSTKRRGEVSGAGRKPFKQKGTGNARQGSIRAPHMTGGGIVHGPKPRNYSQRTPKKMVAAALLGALSDRARGQRLHIVDSFGIEGAPSTKAASAVLTGFAATKNVLVVIERGDELTVKSVRNLAYVHVLTFDQLNAYDVLVSDDIVFTKAAYDAFVASKAGATEEVSA comes from the coding sequence ATGGCTGACTCGACTCTCGCGCTCGACGTCCGGAGCGCCTCCGGCAACAAGGCAGGCTCGGTCGAGCTGCCCGCCGCGCTCTTCGACGTCAAGACCAACGTTCCGCTGATCCACCAGGTCGTCGTCGCGCAGCTCGCGGCGGCTCGCCAGGGGACCCACTCGACCAAGCGTCGCGGTGAGGTCTCGGGTGCCGGCCGCAAGCCCTTCAAGCAGAAGGGCACGGGTAACGCCCGTCAGGGCTCCATCCGCGCGCCGCACATGACCGGTGGTGGCATCGTGCACGGCCCCAAGCCGCGCAACTACTCGCAGCGCACCCCCAAGAAGATGGTCGCCGCGGCGCTCCTGGGCGCGCTCAGCGACCGTGCTCGCGGTCAGCGTCTGCACATCGTCGACTCGTTCGGCATCGAGGGCGCGCCCTCGACGAAGGCCGCCTCCGCGGTCCTCACCGGCTTCGCCGCGACGAAGAACGTCCTCGTCGTGATCGAGCGCGGTGACGAGCTCACCGTCAAGAGCGTGCGCAACCTCGCGTACGTCCACGTGCTGACGTTCGACCAGCTCAACGCCTACGACGTGCTCGTCTCGGACGACATCGTCTTCACCAAGGCCGCCTACGACGCGTTCGTCGCGTCCAAGGCCGGCGCCACCGAGGAGGTCTCGGCATGA
- the rplW gene encoding 50S ribosomal protein L23, translating to MTAVNKDPRDIILKPVVSEKSYGLIDEGKYTFLVDPRASKTEIKLAIEKIFGVKVAAVNTLNRTGKSRRTRFGTGKRKDTKRAIVTLKSGTIDIFTAVG from the coding sequence ATGACCGCCGTCAACAAGGACCCGCGCGACATCATCCTGAAGCCGGTCGTCTCCGAGAAGAGCTACGGGCTCATCGACGAGGGCAAGTACACGTTCCTCGTGGACCCCCGTGCGTCGAAGACCGAGATCAAGCTCGCCATCGAGAAGATCTTCGGCGTCAAGGTCGCAGCGGTGAACACGCTCAACCGCACGGGCAAGTCCCGCCGCACCCGCTTCGGCACCGGCAAGCGCAAGGACACCAAGCGCGCCATCGTGACCCTGAAGTCGGGCACCATCGACATCTTCACGGCAGTCGGCTGA